CCTCGGGGCGCCGACTGGAGGCGTAGCGGCCGCACATGGGGCCAGCCTAGAGCGCGCGGTGGTCTGGACCGAGCGTGCTGAAACGGCCGCTGCCCCGTTGGTGCGGTGTGAGCCCGACCTCGACGACGGCTCCGGCCCGGGCCGGCTGTCTCGCCGTGCGTCCGAGGCTGGCCGCGCACGCGCGCGCGGCGCTCACCGGCGCCGAGGCGGCGCGGGTCGCGGCGCACCTGGCCTGCTGTGCGGCGTGCTCGGAGGCGTACGCCGGGATGCTGGACGCGCGGACCCGGCTGGTGCGGCGCGGTCTCGTCGTCCCGGCCGGCACCGGCCGGCTGCTGGTCGGCGGCGCGGCGGCAGGGCTGGTCGCCGCCGTACTCCTAGGCGCCGGCCCAGGGGACCGGTCGCCGGACCGCTCCGACCCCGGCGTGGTGGCCGCGCCGCCGGCGGTCCAGCCGCCGCGCGGAGGCCAGCCCGCACGCCCGCCGCGCGCGGTCCCCTCGACCAGCACGCCGACCGCCTCGCCCCCCACCGGTCCGGGACCCACGCCGACCGCCGGGCCCGCGGCGCAGTTCGTCGCGACAGGGCCGACCGCTGCGCCCACCACCGCGCCCACCACCGCGCCCACCACCGCGCCGACCACCGCGCCGACGGCCGCACCCACCGACGTACCGACCGAGCAGCCGACCGCCGGTCCGCCACCTCTGGTCGAGGTCGACCCCACCCTGCGGGTCGCCGGGATCGAGCCGGTCGCCGTGGTGGCCTCGGTGCTCACCGCGCTCGTGCCGTCGCCCGCGGCGCCGTGAGGTCGACGTGCTTGACTGAGCCATGGCCATCAGCAGACTGCTCGCGCGCCCGATGCTCGCCTCGATGTTCATCGTGGGGGGCCTGGACTCGGTGCGCAACGCCCGGACCAAGGCCGAGGCCGCGCGTCCGGTGACCGACAGGGTCGCGCCGCTCCTGCAGCGCGCCGTGCCGCAGCTCCCGTCCGACCCCGCCTCGCTGGTCCGGCTCAACGGCGGCGTGCAGGTCGCCGCCGGTCTGGCGCTGGCCACGGGCCGGTTCCCGCGCCTGTCCGCGGCGGTCCTGGCCGCGAGCCTGGTGCCGACCACCGCCGCCGGCCACCGGTTCTGGGAGGCCAGCGACCCGGCGCAGAAGGCGCAGCAGCGGGTGCACTTCTTCAAGAACGTCTCGATGCTCGGCGGCCTGATCATCGCCTCGGGCGACACCGAGGGGCAGCCCGGCGTGGTGTGGCGCACCCGGCGCGCCGCCAAGGACGCCCGCCGCGAGGCCAAGGTGCTGGCCCGCTCCGCCCGGCGGGAGGCGGCCCTCGCCAAGGCCAAGGTCACCTGAGTTGACCGCACCGACGGCGCCCGCGGCGCCGGACTGGCCGGCGCCCCGGGCGAGCGGCCCGGTCCGGGCCGTGGTCTCGCTGCCGGGCAGCAAGTCGCTGACCAACCGCGCGCTGCTGCTTGCCGCGCTGGCCGGCGGTCCCTCCGTCGTGCGCCGCGCGCTGCGCTCGCGCGACACCCTGCTGATGGCCGCCGCCCTCACCGCGCTGGGCTCGGCCGTCGACACGGCCGGCGAGGACTGGGCGGTGGCCCCCGGCCCCTTCGACCGTGACGCCGACGTGGACTGCGGCCTGGCCGGCACCGTGATGCGGTTCGTGCCACCCGCGGCCGCGCTGTCGGGCGGGACGGTCTCCTTCGACGGGGACCCGCACATGCGCACCCGTCCGATCGGCGAGGTCCTCGCGGCCCTGCGCTCGCTCGGTGTGGACGTCTCCCCCGGCGACTCGTTGCCGTTCCGGGTGCACGGCACCGGCTCGGTGCGCGGCGGCCACGTGGTCATCGACGCCTCGGCGTCCTCGCAGTTCGTCTCCGCGCTGCTGCTGGCCGGGGCGCGGTACGACGAGGGCGTGGACGTGCGCCACGACGGCAAGCCCGTGCCCTCGCTGCCCCACATCGACATGACCGTGGCCATGCTGCGCAAGCACGGCGTCGAGGTCGACGACAGCGACCCGCACCGCTGGGCCGTCGCTCCCGGCCCGATCCGGGCCGTCGACCACGTCATCGAGCCGGACCTGTCCAACGCGGCGCCGTTCCTGGCCCTGGCCGCGGTCACCGGCGGCACGGTGAACGTGCGCGACTGGCCCGGGTCGACGACGCAGGCCGGCGACGCGCTGCGCGAGATCCTCACGTCATTCGGCTGCACGGTCGAGCGGACCGACGAGG
This genomic window from Nocardioides anomalus contains:
- a CDS encoding DoxX family protein, translated to MAISRLLARPMLASMFIVGGLDSVRNARTKAEAARPVTDRVAPLLQRAVPQLPSDPASLVRLNGGVQVAAGLALATGRFPRLSAAVLAASLVPTTAAGHRFWEASDPAQKAQQRVHFFKNVSMLGGLIIASGDTEGQPGVVWRTRRAAKDARREAKVLARSARREAALAKAKVT
- the aroA gene encoding 3-phosphoshikimate 1-carboxyvinyltransferase — protein: MTAPTAPAAPDWPAPRASGPVRAVVSLPGSKSLTNRALLLAALAGGPSVVRRALRSRDTLLMAAALTALGSAVDTAGEDWAVAPGPFDRDADVDCGLAGTVMRFVPPAAALSGGTVSFDGDPHMRTRPIGEVLAALRSLGVDVSPGDSLPFRVHGTGSVRGGHVVIDASASSQFVSALLLAGARYDEGVDVRHDGKPVPSLPHIDMTVAMLRKHGVEVDDSDPHRWAVAPGPIRAVDHVIEPDLSNAAPFLALAAVTGGTVNVRDWPGSTTQAGDALREILTSFGCTVERTDEGLTVQGPDRLSGIDVDLHDHGELTPAVAALCALADGPSHLRGVAHIRGHETDRLAALARELGGLGADVTEHPDGLSFRPAPLHGGVFHTYADHRMAHAGVVVGAAVEGVLVEDVATTSKTFPDFAGFWSGLF